One genomic region from Colletotrichum lupini chromosome 7, complete sequence encodes:
- a CDS encoding cytochrome P450 has protein sequence MASPIPSAGLPTTLASNLTDFAGNVVSVISPYIPDAIKSNLNSLASSKLTQEMTKSWNWAAYSTLLIASIYVFDWGAKSRRDKRLRDFGSPPPLVPFKAPFGIDLAVYSLYRFFKFTFFELVNSWLEAVPGRTVEMRMFGTGLIFTDEPANIKAIMSTEWSSFGRGEVTKRIWGDMLGETQIFVVDGEDWHNSKERIKGHVMKMRSDDLEITEKHAQQLFKRFDVGKPIEVYDVADRYQLDVVSEVFFGESANSLTGHHPFRDPMETLHPINTARMLFGKNAYYVKDKYLAPKALKELNGYTSGIVDRAYARDLSKKLPEDYNMLDDLVSQKKSVKDIKDSMMTIMLGGKDPSAILIAWAIFLMGKYPNVMKKMQAEVTQVSGDKPPSASDLKEMTYIRHVINETFRLYHPLGMNVRMALKDATLPIGGGKSGKDPVAVPKDTTIIYSLGGLQRRKDIYGEDALEFRPERWEGANINRWHFIPYNHGPRHCLGQKFGQQQMEYILARICQEYQEIRIPPGQPEQQIRIELNLKMAHPCMCEFVKKNKGN, from the exons ATGGCCTCCCCAATTCCCTCGGCGGGCTTGCCCACGACTTTGGCCAGCAACTTGACTGATTTCGCCGGCAATGTCGTCAGCGTGATCAGTCCGTACATCCCTGATGCCATCAAGTCCAACCTCAACTCGCTTGCGTCGTCCAAGTTGACACAGGAAATGACAAAGAGCTGGAACTGGGCGGCGTACTCTACTCTTCTCATCGCAAGCATCTACGTCTTCGACTGGGGAGCGAAGTCGCGTCGCGACAAGAGGCTTCGCGATTTCGGCTCCCCGCCTCCTTTGGTTCCCTTCAAGGCGCCTTTTG GGATCGACTTGGCTGTGTACTCCTTGTACAGATTCTTCAAGTTCACCTTCTTCGAGCTTGTCAACAGCTGGCTTGAGGCCGTACCTGGCCGTACTGTCGAGATGCGTATGTTCGGCACAGGCCTTATCTTCACTGATGAGCCCGCCAATATCAAGGCGATCATGTCAACAGAG TGGTCCAGCTTCGGAAGAGGCGAAGTCACCAAACGTATCTGGGGAGATATGCTCGGAGAGACACAGATCTTCGTTG TGGACGGAGAAGACTGGCACAACAGCAAAGAGCGCATCAAGGGGCAT GTTATGAAGATGCGCTCGGATGATCTTGAGATCACCGAGAAGCATGCTCAGCAACTCTTCAAACGTTTCGACGTCGGCAAGCCCATTGAAGTCTACGATGTTGCCGACCGTTACCAACTCGACGTAGTCTCTGAGGTGTTCTTTGGAGAGTCTGCTAACTCCCTTACTGGACACCATCCTTTCAGAGATCCCATGGAGACTCTCCACCCCATCAACACGGCGCGCATGCTGTTCGGCAAGAATGCTTACTACGTCAAGGACAAGTACCTGGCTCCTAAGGCTTTGAAGGAATTGAATGGCTACACCTCGGGCATTGTCGATCGCGCCTATGCGAGAGACTTGTCGAAGAAGTTGCCTGAAGATTACAACATGTTAGACGATCTTGTGAGCCAGAAGAAGAGTGTTAAG GATATCAAAGACTCCATGATGACCATCATGCTTGGTGGAAAG GACCCCTCAGCAATTCTTATCGCCTGGGCTATCTTCCTGATGGGCAAATACCCAAACGTCATGAAGAAAATGCAGGCCGAGGTTACGCAAGT ATCTGGCGATAAGCCACCTTCTGCATCTGATCTCAAAGAGATGACTTACATCCGACATGTCATCAACGAGACCTTCAGATTGTATCACCCTC TTGGCATGAATGTTCGGATGGCCCTGAAGGACGCCACGTTGCCGATCGGTGGTGGAAAGAGTGGAAAAGACCCTGTCGCAGTTCCCAAAGACACAACCATCA TCTATTCTCTTGGTGGCCTTCAACGCCGCAAAGACATTTACGGCGAGGATGCGCTCGAGTTCCGACCTGAGCGATGGGAGGGTGCCAACATCAACCGCTGGCACTTTATTCCGTACAACCA TGGCCCTCGTCACTGCTTAGGTCAGAAGTTTGGACAGCAACAGATGGAGTACATTCTGGCGAGAATTTGCCAGGAGTATCAAGAAATCCGGATTCCACCTGGCCAGCCGGAGCAGCAGATCCGCATTGAGTTGAACTTGAAGATGGCACATCCTTGCATGTGTGAGTTTGTCAAGAAGAACAAAGGCAACTAG